The following coding sequences lie in one Pseudomonadota bacterium genomic window:
- a CDS encoding xanthine dehydrogenase family protein molybdopterin-binding subunit gives MSQFALGQPVRRIEDLRLITGNGRFTDDGAAFGEVHGYVLRSPYAHADIVSLNVDAARGASGVIGVVTIDDLDADGVGDLPCSVRPDNSDGTPMYHPPRPALARGRIRHVGEPVAFVVAETLSQAKDAAELIEVDFEPLDAVASTAGAMAETAVVIWPDAPGNVALDWSNGDKAATEAAFAGAAHVITLDLVNNRVIVNPMEPRASRGSHDPATQRFELDSGSQGVHFLQNVLADKIFHVPRTSVHVTTGDVGGAFGMKNFLYPEQVLVLDAARRFGRPVRWTGERTESFMSDTQGRDNVTTAQLALDCDHRVLGLKVDLIANLGAYLSNYAPAVPTSASTILLSGLYDIPAIHVRVRAVYTNMVPMDAYRGAGRPETAYCVERLMDQAAAELGVAPEALRRKNFVPRDEFPYVTQVGMTYDDGDFARHLERALALGDHAGFEARRKASADAGRLRGFGFACYIERCGGGGPDMVDIRVDPSGGVTLFVGTITNGQGHDTAYAQLTADRLGVPIENVRIVQGDSDATPYGSGVGGSNFIAVGGNACAVAIDNVIDKGRKVAAQALEASEADIEFADGSFRIVGTDRSVSLTEVAAAALNPAKLPPETDPGLQAVGSYKAPGVTFPNGTHLCELEVDPETGVIDILNYLVVDDFGVIVNPMLVEGQVHGGVAQGVGQAFAEHTVYDETGQLLSGSFMDYQLPRASDLSSIAFETIEVPAKNNKLGVKGCGEAGATGSAPAAMNALLNALRPIGVRHVDMPATPDKLWRLIRQARENAA, from the coding sequence TTGAGCCAGTTTGCCCTGGGCCAACCGGTCCGCCGCATCGAAGACCTGCGTCTGATCACCGGGAACGGCCGTTTTACCGATGACGGCGCTGCCTTTGGCGAGGTCCATGGCTATGTCCTGCGCTCGCCCTATGCCCATGCGGATATCGTCAGTCTGAACGTCGACGCGGCGCGCGGTGCATCCGGCGTCATCGGTGTCGTCACGATCGACGACCTGGATGCGGACGGTGTTGGCGATTTACCCTGTTCGGTCCGTCCGGACAACAGTGACGGCACGCCGATGTACCATCCGCCGCGTCCGGCGTTGGCCCGCGGTCGCATCCGTCACGTCGGCGAGCCCGTCGCGTTCGTTGTGGCCGAGACGTTGAGCCAGGCGAAAGACGCCGCCGAACTGATCGAGGTCGACTTCGAGCCGCTCGATGCTGTCGCCTCTACAGCAGGTGCCATGGCGGAAACGGCGGTTGTAATCTGGCCGGATGCGCCAGGCAACGTCGCGCTCGACTGGTCGAACGGCGACAAGGCCGCGACCGAGGCGGCGTTTGCTGGTGCGGCACATGTCATCACGCTCGACCTCGTCAATAATCGCGTCATCGTCAACCCGATGGAGCCACGGGCGTCGCGCGGCAGTCATGATCCAGCGACTCAGCGCTTTGAACTGGATTCCGGTTCGCAAGGTGTCCACTTCCTGCAAAACGTCCTGGCCGACAAGATCTTCCACGTACCGCGGACATCCGTCCACGTGACCACCGGCGATGTCGGCGGCGCGTTCGGCATGAAGAACTTCCTCTACCCTGAGCAGGTGTTGGTGCTGGACGCCGCGCGCCGGTTCGGCCGGCCCGTGCGTTGGACTGGTGAGCGCACCGAATCGTTCATGAGCGATACCCAGGGCCGCGATAACGTGACGACAGCGCAACTGGCATTGGATTGCGACCACCGCGTTCTTGGCCTGAAAGTCGACCTGATCGCTAATCTTGGTGCCTATCTCTCGAACTACGCGCCGGCGGTGCCGACCTCCGCCAGCACCATTCTGCTGTCGGGCCTCTACGATATCCCGGCGATCCACGTGCGCGTGCGCGCGGTCTACACCAACATGGTGCCGATGGATGCCTATCGTGGCGCCGGCCGGCCAGAGACGGCTTACTGTGTCGAACGCTTGATGGATCAGGCGGCGGCTGAGCTGGGCGTCGCGCCCGAGGCGTTGCGGCGCAAGAACTTCGTCCCGCGCGACGAGTTTCCTTACGTGACCCAGGTTGGCATGACATACGACGACGGCGACTTCGCCCGCCATCTGGAGCGCGCGCTGGCGCTGGGCGATCACGCCGGCTTTGAAGCACGGCGCAAGGCGTCAGCCGACGCCGGCAGGCTGCGAGGCTTTGGGTTCGCCTGTTACATCGAACGGTGTGGCGGCGGCGGGCCGGACATGGTCGACATTCGTGTCGATCCCTCAGGCGGCGTGACGCTTTTTGTCGGCACGATTACCAACGGTCAGGGGCACGATACGGCCTATGCCCAATTGACCGCCGACCGGCTGGGCGTGCCCATCGAGAACGTGCGGATCGTCCAAGGCGACAGTGACGCGACGCCCTATGGCAGTGGTGTCGGCGGCTCGAACTTCATCGCTGTCGGTGGCAATGCCTGCGCCGTCGCCATCGACAACGTCATCGACAAAGGTCGCAAGGTCGCCGCCCAGGCCCTGGAAGCGTCGGAGGCGGATATCGAATTTGCCGACGGCTCGTTCCGCATCGTCGGCACTGACCGCTCGGTCAGCCTGACAGAAGTCGCGGCGGCCGCGTTGAACCCGGCCAAACTGCCGCCTGAGACGGATCCTGGCCTGCAGGCCGTTGGCAGCTACAAGGCGCCGGGCGTCACCTTTCCCAACGGCACGCATCTGTGCGAGCTCGAGGTTGATCCGGAAACTGGTGTCATCGACATTCTGAACTATCTGGTCGTCGACGACTTCGGCGTTATCGTCAACCCGATGCTGGTCGAGGGTCAGGTCCATGGCGGTGTTGCGCAGGGCGTGGGTCAGGCCTTCGCCGAACATACGGTCTATGACGAGACCGGCCAGCTCTTGAGCGGTTCGTTCATGGATTACCAGCTGCCGCGCGCCAGCGACCTCTCGTCGATCGCTTTCGAGACCATCGAGGTCCCGGCCAAAAACAACAAGCTGGGCGTCAAGGGATGTGGCGAAGCGGGCGCCACCGGATCGGCGCCGGCGGCGATGAACGCGCTGCTCAACGCCTTGCGCCCGATCGGTGTGCGCCATGTCGACATGCCGGCAACGCCTGACAAGCTCTGGCGTTTGATCAGGCAGGCGAGAGAGAACGCAGCGTAA
- a CDS encoding META domain-containing protein, producing MIHSSLTATLAARASRRPAVLAKMAAIGALAAVATACDTVSEVTGPSYPYEGTTWVVEDIDGQGVVDFAQTRIGFADDGRVNGNGGCNTFFGSYQIEEGVVRFSPMATTQMLCEPAVSDQEAAFMAALDRVEAIRVEEGIMYMDDAEGATVLRLWEVEEVEE from the coding sequence CCGCGCGCGCTTCGCGCCGCCCCGCCGTGTTGGCGAAGATGGCGGCCATCGGCGCCCTGGCGGCTGTGGCAACCGCCTGCGACACGGTGTCGGAGGTGACGGGGCCGAGCTATCCCTACGAAGGCACCACCTGGGTGGTCGAAGACATCGACGGTCAGGGTGTCGTCGACTTCGCCCAAACCCGGATTGGCTTTGCTGACGATGGCAGGGTCAACGGCAATGGCGGGTGCAACACCTTCTTTGGGTCATATCAGATCGAGGAGGGTGTCGTGCGCTTCAGTCCCATGGCGACAACGCAGATGCTGTGCGAGCCGGCCGTCAGCGATCAGGAGGCTGCGTTCATGGCGGCACTGGATCGTGTTGAGGCGATCCGGGTTGAAGAGGGCATCATGTACATGGACGACGCCGAGGGCGCCACGGTCTTGCGCCTGTGGGAAGTCGAGGAGGTCGAGGAGTAG